A segment of the Gammaproteobacteria bacterium genome:
CAGCCGCTCCGGATAACGTAAACCGGTGTGCAAGGCCATCGCTCCGCCTTGAGAAAATCCCGCCAGCACAATGCGCCGCGCGGGGATATCCCGTTTCACCTCACGCTCTATCAACGCCCGCAGTTGCTGTTCCGATGTCCGTATCCCCATGTCGTCAAACTTGTCGGCAAGATCAGGGCCATATACGTCATACCAGGCAGGCATAGGCATACCGCCGCTGCGGGTGATCGCGCGCACCGGTGCATGGGGAAAGATGAATCGCACGGCGTGCGGCGGGCGGGCCCATTGGCCGGCCAGAGGCGCCAGATCGTGGCCATCCACCCCCAGACCGTGCATGCAGATCACAGTGGCCGTAGCCGGCGCGGATGGGTTAATCTCTACAGTAGGTAAAAACTCGGGCATAACA
Coding sequences within it:
- a CDS encoding dienelactone hydrolase family protein, producing MPEFLPTVEINPSAPATATVICMHGLGVDGHDLAPLAGQWARPPHAVRFIFPHAPVRAITRSGGMPMPAWYDVYGPDLADKFDDMGIRTSEQQLRALIEREVKRDIPARRIVLAGFSQGGAMALHTGLRYPERLGGILALSTYLPLPDTVEREAHPANAAVPIMMTHGTEDEIIPLPHGEMSRRALEKLGYRIDWRVYPMPHTLCPQEIEDIADWLDEVFSNG